In the Mobula birostris isolate sMobBir1 chromosome 25, sMobBir1.hap1, whole genome shotgun sequence genome, AGCCAGTCAAAGAGTTCGCAGAGGTCCAAAGGTTATCTACATCTGTCTGGCCATTTTTTTTTCGAATTTAGGTCAAATTTACCTGAAGTTACCGTCCGTGAAAAAAGTCCTCGATCTTCGCTTGCATtttctctttgattttttttctctccttttccCGGCTAAAACACTTCTTTGCATCAACCTTGGTCGCCTttgctctctcccccccccccacccccattagatgattcattgaaaccttctgagGTATTGGTTCTGGGTGTGGCTTTGAATCAACACAGGTTACTGGCAGATACCGTAAACAACAGATCAGTCGGATGACAAACTTGATTTCATTAACGGCTGGGAAGATGCTTGAGCTGTCTAAAACACTGCTGCACGTAAACCTTTATATCTATTTTAAAAGAGTTTGTTAAACATTTTCAGCCTTCCTTCCCATAAAGCATACTGATACCCGGTGGAATGGTCAAGGTTTCAATGACAAATGGGTGAAACCCCCAACTAAGCCATGATCTAATTGGGAGGGGCTTCTGTGGGCTGGGATACTATAACCCGCCCATGTGCGTTTAATAAGTACCGTTGTGTTTGCCGCTTAGCTCTCAGAACGACTCAAGACAGCAACGTACGTTAACTGCCTGCAGCAACAGAATTCAGAATGGTATCGATGGGACTCCAGATTCTGGGCATAGCCCTGTGTGTGATCGGATGGCTGGGAGCCATCATAACCTGCGTTCTTCCCATGTGGAGGGTGACCGCTTTCGTTGGAAACAACATCGTGGTGGCGCAAATAATTTGGGAAGGTCTTTGGATGAACTGCATTGTTCAGAGCACCGGGCAGATGCAGTGTAAAGTGTACGACTCCCTGTTGGCGCTCTCGCAAGACCTCCAGGCTTCCAGAGCTTTGACCGTCATTGCCATTGTGGTAGGAATCCTGGGCATCCTCATCTCCATTGTGGGAGGCAAATGCACCACCTGTATAGAAAACGAGGTAACGAAAGCAAAAGTCACAATTGTATCGGGAATTGTCTTCATCTTGGCTGGAGTGCTGACCCTGATCCCGGTGTCCTGGTCAGCGAACACCATCATCAAGGATTTCTACAACCCACTGGTCACCGACGCCCAGCGGAGAGAACTTGGCGCCTCCCTCTACATCGGATGGGGAACATCGGGTCTGCTGATCCTCGGAGGGGCTCTGCTCTGCTGTTCCTGCCCCCCGAAAGACAACAATGGCTACACCGCGAAGTATTCGGCAGCCAAGTCTTCCGCTAGCAGAAACTACGTGTAAAGAAATAGACCAACATCTCAAGGCAATGTTTGAGAAAGCGAGAACTTTTTTATTGTCGGGCTACTTTATTTGAACTGTGAATATCTCAAGTTTGGACTTGGACACGCGCTTTCTTATCTATAATGGTTAAAACTTCCGTTAAATGGAAGATAATTAAAAGCGCATTGGCGAAATGTTAAGATTAATCTGAACATCGCTGATCTGCTCGTTTTTAGAAGAAAGCGAATTTCAATGTAGAATATTATTGGAAACAAAGGGTTTGGTTATATTTGAAAACTATATTTTCGTTCGATACGATTTGTAAATGAGACTGCTCCCGTTCGACACGTCTTAAGATTTCATTTTGTTAATTGTTTAACTTTACAATTTTAACGTTTCTTTTTCCACTTGTTACCGCGTGCTATCGGGTATCAAATGATTTGAAGTGTAGTTTTGAAATCAAGTTATTCAATACTAAGTGCACGTTTTGTACTATTACAATAAATTTAAAAGTTTGTTTCATTGAGTTGTGAATCGTGcggtgacttttttttaaaaaactgctctTAATTTAAATTTCATTTGCAAGTGTCTAATTACTCGCTGCCTGCGGGAGTTGCCATGGCTTTCCGGTTCATTGTTATGGGGCCGAAGATTTGCTTAACAatttccctgtaaccttcaaAGGTAATCCAGAGGAATCACATGACCAATTCCCTACTGGTAGAACAACTCCGAACTTTTTGTTTGGGAGCGGCTTGCTGAGACTGGGAATGTAGGCGGTGATGCTGGTTTTCTTCGCCGTCCTTTCGTAGCTGCTACTGGTAATGATTGTTTCTAGCTGTCCTTGAAGAGACAGTGCAGTGAAAATGAGTACTGTAATCCGCTAATCGAGCATTATGCGCTCCTTGCAGACATCCACAGAACAACTTGGTGTCTAATCACATTTTCCAACTTGGCCAAAACAacttttcccagtggccacacattttaattccacatcccattcccattctgatatgtctatccacggcctcctctactgtaacgatgaagccacactcatgttggcggaacaacaccttatattctgtctgggtagcctccaacctgatagcatgaacattgacttctctaacttctgctaatgccccacctccccctcgtaccccatctgttatttatttatatacacacattctttctctctcttttttctccctctgtcccccttgcccatcgtctgggtccccccccccttctccctgggcctcctgtcccatgatcctctcatatcctctttgccaatcacctgtccagctcttggctccatccctccccctcctgtcttcccctatcattttggatctccccctccccctccccctcccacttcgaaatctcttactagctcttccttcagttagtcctgacaaggatctcagcccgaaacagtgactgtacctcttcctagggatgctgcctggcctgctgtgttcaccagcaactttgatgtgtgttgcttgtttcccGATTTTTGAAAGTTTGATATGGCCGCAGTAAAACTGCGCAAGTGACCATGTGCTCGGGAGGAGAATTCCAGAGGTGAAGGTAGAACCTCCAAAAGTGGCACTATTATACTGCAGATTAAGCGTAGAGTTAGTTGGAGATGTGGAACATGGAAAAGGAACTGGAAATGAGGTTGATGTTTTTAGTCAAACCTTTACCTTCTATTTTATGTAATAAAGATTAAAACGTGACAAAGATTTAGTGCCCAAGGGGAGGCATGGTGCACGGTAGGGTAGGGGTTAGTACAATGCTTTATGCAGTAGTACCAGCAACttgggttcatttcctgctgctgcctgtgaggaattttcatgttctccctgtgactgtggattttctctgggtgctctggtttcctcctaaagATCTACTAATGGGTAGATTCATCGGTTgtcataaattgtcccatgattagccgaggattaaattggggtgttgctgggtggtgtggttcaaagggcctgttctgtatcTCGATGTATCAACAAGA is a window encoding:
- the LOC140187666 gene encoding claudin-4-like encodes the protein MVSMGLQILGIALCVIGWLGAIITCVLPMWRVTAFVGNNIVVAQIIWEGLWMNCIVQSTGQMQCKVYDSLLALSQDLQASRALTVIAIVVGILGILISIVGGKCTTCIENEVTKAKVTIVSGIVFILAGVLTLIPVSWSANTIIKDFYNPLVTDAQRRELGASLYIGWGTSGLLILGGALLCCSCPPKDNNGYTAKYSAAKSSASRNYV